One genomic region from Motacilla alba alba isolate MOTALB_02 chromosome 5, Motacilla_alba_V1.0_pri, whole genome shotgun sequence encodes:
- the KLC1 gene encoding kinesin light chain 1 isoform X1 — protein MYENMSTMVYLKEEKLEKLTQDEIIAKTKQVINGLEALKNEHNSILQSLLETLKCLKKDDETNLVEEKSNMIRKSLEMLELGLSEAQVMMALSNHLNAVESEKQKLRAQVRRLCQENQWLRDELANTQQKLQKSEQSVAQLEEEKKHLEFMNQLKKYDDDISPSEDKDTDSTKEPLDDLFPNDEDDQGQGIQQQHSSAAAAAQQGGYEIPARLRTLHNLVIQYASQGRYEVAVPLCKQALEDLEKTSGHDHPDVATMLNILALVYRDQNKYKDAANLLNDALAIREKTLGKDHPAVAATLNNLAVLYGKRGKYKEAEPLCKRALEIREKVLGKDHPDVAKQLNNLALLCQNQGKYEEVEYYYQRALEIYQTKLGPDDPNVAKTKNNLASCYLKQGKFKQAETLYKEILTRAHEREFGSVDDENKPIWMHAEEREECKGKQKDGTSFGEYGGWYKACKVDSPTVTTTLKNLGALYRRQGKFEAAETLEEAAMRSRKQRVAEVLNDPESMEKRRSRESLNVDVVKYESGPDGGEEVSMSVEWNGDGTGSLKRSGSFSKLRASLRRSSEKLVRKLKGGNSRDSEPKNPGMKRASSLNVLNMGGKATEDHFQERNNCLTDSRALSVSHSDLAH, from the exons atgTATGAAAACATGTCCACAATGGTGTATTTAAAGGAAGAGAAGTTGGAGAAGCTTACTCAAGATGAAATCATTGCCAAAACTAAGCAAGTGATTAATGGACTAGAGGCACTGAAGAATGAACACAATTCAATTTTACAGAGCTTacttgaaacactgaaatgtttGAAGAAAGATGATGAAACTAATCTGgttgaagaaaaatcaaacatgaTTCGAAAGTCACTGGAAATGCTGGAGCTTGGCCTTAGTGAAGCACAG GTAATGATGGCTTTGTCAAATCACTTAAATGCAGTGGAatcagagaagcagaaattgCGGGCTCAGGTTCGCCGGCTATGCCAGGAGAATCAGTGGCTACGGGATGAACTCGCCAATACACAGCAGAAACTACAGAAGAGTGAGCAGTCTGTggctcagctggaggaggaaaagaaacatctAGAATTCATGAATCAACTAAAAAAATATGATGATGATATTTCACCATCA GAGGATAAAGATACGGATTCCACCAAAGAGCCTTTGGATGATCTATTTCCCAATGATGAAGATGACCAAGGACAAGGAA ttcaacagcagcacagcagtgcagcagctgctgcccaacAAGGCGGCTATGAAATTCCAGCAAGATTACGGACCCTACACAATCTTGTTATCCAGTACGCTTCCCAAGGTAGATATGAGGTTGCTGTACCTCTCTGCAAACAAGCTCTTGAAGATCTGGAGAAGACTTCAGGTCATGACCATCCTGATGTTGCCACTATGTTGAACATCCTTGCTTTGGTGTACAG AGACCAGAACAAATACAAAGATGCAGCAAATCTCCTGAATGATGCCTTGGCCATCCGTGAAAAGACTTTGGGCAAAGATCATCCAGCG GTGGCAGCAACTCTTAACAATCTTGCAGTACTCTATGGTAAACGAGGAAAGTACAAGGAAGCAGAACCATTGTGTAAGCGAGCTCTGGAAATCAGAGAAAAG GTCCTGGGGAAAGATCACCCTGATGTTGCCAAGCAGTTAAATAACTTGGCTTTGCTATGCCAGAACCAGGGTAAATACGAGGAGGTTGAATATTACTATCAGAGGGCACTCGAAATCTACCAAACTAAGCTGGGACCAGATGATCCAAATGTTgcaaaaacaaagaacaatCTG GCATCCTGCTACCTAAAACAGGGCAAGTTCAAGCAAGCGGAAACTTTATACAAAGAGATTCTTACTCGTGCTCATGAACGGGAGTTTGGCTCTGTAGATG ATGAAAATAAGCCTATCTGGATGCATgcagaagagagggaagaatGTAAA ggaaagcaaaaagatGGCACATCTTTTGGAGAGTATGGTGGCTGGTACAAAGCTTGCAAAGTTGATAG TCCAACAGTAACAACTACTTTAAAGAACCTTGGGGCACTTTACAGACGACAGGGCAAATTTGAAGCTGCTGAAACATTAGAAGAGGCAGCAATGAGATCTCGTAAACAG AGAGTGGCCGAGGTGCTGAATGACCCTGAGAGCATGGAGAAGCGGCGCAGCAGGGAGAGCCTCAACGTGGATGTGGTAAAGTACGAGAGTGGCCCTGATGGCGGCGAGGAAGTGAGTATGAGCGTAGAGTGGAACGGG GATGGCACTGGATCTCTAAAGCGCAGTGGTTCCTTTAGCAAGCTCCGAGCTTCCCTTAGGCGCAGCAGTGAGAAGCTGGTTAGGAAGCTGAAGGGAGGCAATTCCCGGGACAGTGAACCAAAGAACCCAGG
- the KLC1 gene encoding kinesin light chain 1 isoform X2: MYENMSTMVYLKEEKLEKLTQDEIIAKTKQVINGLEALKNEHNSILQSLLETLKCLKKDDETNLVEEKSNMIRKSLEMLELGLSEAQVMMALSNHLNAVESEKQKLRAQVRRLCQENQWLRDELANTQQKLQKSEQSVAQLEEEKKHLEFMNQLKKYDDDISPSEDKDTDSTKEPLDDLFPNDEDDQGQGIQQQHSSAAAAAQQGGYEIPARLRTLHNLVIQYASQGRYEVAVPLCKQALEDLEKTSGHDHPDVATMLNILALVYRDQNKYKDAANLLNDALAIREKTLGKDHPAVAATLNNLAVLYGKRGKYKEAEPLCKRALEIREKVLGKDHPDVAKQLNNLALLCQNQGKYEEVEYYYQRALEIYQTKLGPDDPNVAKTKNNLASCYLKQGKFKQAETLYKEILTRAHEREFGSVDDENKPIWMHAEEREECKGKQKDGTSFGEYGGWYKACKVDSPTVTTTLKNLGALYRRQGKFEAAETLEEAAMRSRKQGLDNVHKQRVAEVLNDPESMEKRRSRESLNVDVVKYESGPDGGEEDGTGSLKRSGSFSKLRASLRRSSEKLVRKLKGGNSRDSEPKNPGMKRASSLNVLNMGGKATEDHFQERNNCLTDSRALSVSHSDLAH, translated from the exons atgTATGAAAACATGTCCACAATGGTGTATTTAAAGGAAGAGAAGTTGGAGAAGCTTACTCAAGATGAAATCATTGCCAAAACTAAGCAAGTGATTAATGGACTAGAGGCACTGAAGAATGAACACAATTCAATTTTACAGAGCTTacttgaaacactgaaatgtttGAAGAAAGATGATGAAACTAATCTGgttgaagaaaaatcaaacatgaTTCGAAAGTCACTGGAAATGCTGGAGCTTGGCCTTAGTGAAGCACAG GTAATGATGGCTTTGTCAAATCACTTAAATGCAGTGGAatcagagaagcagaaattgCGGGCTCAGGTTCGCCGGCTATGCCAGGAGAATCAGTGGCTACGGGATGAACTCGCCAATACACAGCAGAAACTACAGAAGAGTGAGCAGTCTGTggctcagctggaggaggaaaagaaacatctAGAATTCATGAATCAACTAAAAAAATATGATGATGATATTTCACCATCA GAGGATAAAGATACGGATTCCACCAAAGAGCCTTTGGATGATCTATTTCCCAATGATGAAGATGACCAAGGACAAGGAA ttcaacagcagcacagcagtgcagcagctgctgcccaacAAGGCGGCTATGAAATTCCAGCAAGATTACGGACCCTACACAATCTTGTTATCCAGTACGCTTCCCAAGGTAGATATGAGGTTGCTGTACCTCTCTGCAAACAAGCTCTTGAAGATCTGGAGAAGACTTCAGGTCATGACCATCCTGATGTTGCCACTATGTTGAACATCCTTGCTTTGGTGTACAG AGACCAGAACAAATACAAAGATGCAGCAAATCTCCTGAATGATGCCTTGGCCATCCGTGAAAAGACTTTGGGCAAAGATCATCCAGCG GTGGCAGCAACTCTTAACAATCTTGCAGTACTCTATGGTAAACGAGGAAAGTACAAGGAAGCAGAACCATTGTGTAAGCGAGCTCTGGAAATCAGAGAAAAG GTCCTGGGGAAAGATCACCCTGATGTTGCCAAGCAGTTAAATAACTTGGCTTTGCTATGCCAGAACCAGGGTAAATACGAGGAGGTTGAATATTACTATCAGAGGGCACTCGAAATCTACCAAACTAAGCTGGGACCAGATGATCCAAATGTTgcaaaaacaaagaacaatCTG GCATCCTGCTACCTAAAACAGGGCAAGTTCAAGCAAGCGGAAACTTTATACAAAGAGATTCTTACTCGTGCTCATGAACGGGAGTTTGGCTCTGTAGATG ATGAAAATAAGCCTATCTGGATGCATgcagaagagagggaagaatGTAAA ggaaagcaaaaagatGGCACATCTTTTGGAGAGTATGGTGGCTGGTACAAAGCTTGCAAAGTTGATAG TCCAACAGTAACAACTACTTTAAAGAACCTTGGGGCACTTTACAGACGACAGGGCAAATTTGAAGCTGCTGAAACATTAGAAGAGGCAGCAATGAGATCTCGTAAACAG GGTCTTGACAATGTTCACAAACAGAGAGTGGCCGAGGTGCTGAATGACCCTGAGAGCATGGAGAAGCGGCGCAGCAGGGAGAGCCTCAACGTGGATGTGGTAAAGTACGAGAGTGGCCCTGATGGCGGCGAGGAA GATGGCACTGGATCTCTAAAGCGCAGTGGTTCCTTTAGCAAGCTCCGAGCTTCCCTTAGGCGCAGCAGTGAGAAGCTGGTTAGGAAGCTGAAGGGAGGCAATTCCCGGGACAGTGAACCAAAGAACCCAGG